A segment of the Pedobacter faecalis genome:
CAATTGTGATTACCCTCTAATTCTATATTAAATACCTTTTCTTGTTTAGACGTCAATGTTTAGCAATTCTGTTTTTGTACCTGCAGTTTTTAACATACAGTTCTCCTGCAAGCTTTGCAGGGTTCTACTCCGGGGCAAATCAACTATCTAAATAGCTGGTCAGAAGATGTTCTAGATCTTCATCTAATTCGTCGTATGCATCGTCTAATTTTTCTAATGCGTCGAACAAATCCTCATCAAAGTCAACTATTCCCGCGAGTGCTCTATAAAATACCTTTTCTCTAAATTCCTCTGTACTGAGCTGACCAGTATTTACTAATCCTAATGCGTCCTCTAAAATTTGCGCTGATTTAAAAGCTCCGATCAGTTTTAAGTGATTTACAGTTATGTAAGCAAACTGACCATTAGAGTTGAAGAAGAATTGATGAAGCCCCCCGTTAATTACCTGCTTGTGAAAAACAACAACGGTATATACAACCTGAAGATGGGTTGGCAAATTGGTTATGTGCCGGAACCATGCGTCTTTATCCCCAAGAATGGACTCGTTTAACCCTTGCACAGCCTCCGTGTAACAGCTGTTAATTGCATCTTTATATTTCATCCATCTAACTTCGAAAAATTTTTATCAAAATGTTCTATT
Coding sequences within it:
- a CDS encoding DMP19 family protein; the encoded protein is MKYKDAINSCYTEAVQGLNESILGDKDAWFRHITNLPTHLQVVYTVVVFHKQVINGGLHQFFFNSNGQFAYITVNHLKLIGAFKSAQILEDALGLVNTGQLSTEEFREKVFYRALAGIVDFDEDLFDALEKLDDAYDELDEDLEHLLTSYLDS